A single region of the Variovorax terrae genome encodes:
- a CDS encoding DUF2523 domain-containing protein has protein sequence MKLGTWLLAMLQPMIAKILISLGFSVVTITGLTAIVNNMKQQAVTAFGLLQPEMLQLFLLSGGAVGLGIILGACATKLMLWQIQNAVKILGVNPS, from the coding sequence ATGAAGCTCGGAACATGGCTGCTGGCGATGCTCCAGCCAATGATCGCCAAGATTCTGATCAGCCTCGGTTTCTCGGTCGTGACGATTACCGGCCTCACGGCCATCGTGAACAACATGAAGCAGCAGGCCGTGACGGCCTTCGGGCTGCTGCAGCCTGAAATGCTGCAACTGTTCCTGCTCTCGGGCGGTGCGGTGGGCCTGGGCATCATCCTGGGCGCGTGCGCGACCAAGCTCATGCTCTGGCAGATTCAGAACGCGGTGAAGATTCTTGGAGTGAACCCCTCATGA
- the mutY gene encoding A/G-specific adenine glycosylase — protein MTAAPAEFATQVVRWQKSHGRHGLPWQNTRDPYRVWLSEIMLQQTQVSTVLGYFSQFLARFPDVRSLAAASLDEVLALWSGLGYYSRARNLHRCARQVVELHGGEFPRTAELLQTLPGIGRSTAAAIASFCFGERVAILDGNVKRVLTRVLGFGDDLAVAAHERRLWDEATRLLPQRALADAMPRYTQGLMDLGATVCLARNPSCLLCPVSGLCVAQREGVPENYPVKSRKLKRSSQSLWLLWAQTRSGAVWLARRPTPGVWAGLYCLPVFDSREALEASLPAGPHAPLRDGAAFTHVLTHKDLHLHPVRVQLPRAVLGEDGDWFAADAWPQLGLPAPVRKLLGEG, from the coding sequence ATGACCGCGGCGCCGGCGGAGTTCGCCACCCAGGTGGTGCGGTGGCAAAAGAGTCATGGGCGCCACGGCCTGCCATGGCAGAACACGCGGGACCCCTACCGCGTGTGGCTGTCGGAAATCATGCTGCAGCAAACGCAGGTGTCGACGGTGCTCGGCTATTTCTCGCAGTTTCTCGCGCGCTTCCCGGATGTGCGTTCGCTGGCGGCCGCCAGCCTCGACGAGGTGCTGGCCTTGTGGAGCGGGCTGGGCTACTACAGCCGGGCGCGCAACCTGCACCGCTGCGCCCGGCAGGTGGTGGAACTGCACGGCGGTGAGTTTCCGCGCACGGCCGAACTGCTGCAGACGCTGCCCGGCATCGGCCGCTCGACGGCTGCGGCGATCGCCTCGTTCTGCTTCGGCGAGCGCGTGGCCATCCTGGACGGCAATGTGAAGCGCGTGCTCACGCGCGTGCTGGGGTTCGGGGACGATCTGGCCGTGGCCGCCCATGAACGCCGCTTGTGGGACGAGGCCACGCGCCTGCTGCCGCAGCGCGCGCTGGCCGATGCCATGCCGCGCTACACGCAGGGCCTGATGGACCTGGGCGCGACGGTGTGCCTGGCGCGCAACCCTTCCTGCCTGCTCTGTCCGGTCAGCGGGCTGTGTGTTGCGCAGCGTGAGGGCGTGCCTGAAAACTACCCGGTCAAGTCGCGCAAGCTCAAGCGCAGTTCGCAGTCGCTGTGGCTGCTGTGGGCGCAAACCCGCAGCGGGGCAGTCTGGCTGGCCAGGCGGCCCACGCCGGGGGTCTGGGCGGGGCTGTACTGCCTGCCCGTGTTCGATAGCCGCGAAGCGCTCGAGGCGTCCCTTCCGGCCGGGCCGCATGCGCCTTTGCGCGACGGCGCTGCGTTCACCCATGTGTTGACGCACAAGGACCTGCACCTGCATCCCGTGCGCGTCCAGCTCCCGCGCGCGGTGCTGGGCGAAGACGGCGACTGGTTCGCGGCCGACGCGTGGCCGCAACTGGGCCTGCCCGCGCCGGTTCGCAAGCTGCTGGGCGAAGGCTGA
- a CDS encoding tetratricopeptide repeat protein: MKRFHRLAAVALAAAALAAQAQVSADTPAAGNGSDSASPPPVNSNLDAELFYELLLGELNVRSGEPGAGYSLVLDAARRTRDSQLFQRAVEIALQSRSGDAALQASRAWQQTLPESREANRYVLQILIALNRLNDSLEPLKNEVGLAPPKDRALAIGAIPRHYARAVDKKLAASVVEQALTDYLGNPATGSSAWTTVGRMRLAAADTSGALDAVRSGQAMDPRAEGPVLLALELMDLKVPQAEPVVKKYLEGKPLPELRMAYARVLLDAQRYAEASGQLQVITAEKPDFAEAWLVQGTLQMQDNQPAAAETSFKRFIELAKAGGPVEERSRALAQAYLSLAQIAEQRKDYAGAEAWLNRIDNPQALASAQTRRASILARQGKLDEARRLIRGLPERNPAEARSKLMAEVQLLRDNKQYQSAYELLRSAQERSPTDSDLLYDQAMLAEKLGNFAEMERLLRQLIAIKPDYHHAYNALGYSLAERGVRLPEARDLIRKALEYAPGDPFISDSLGWVEFRMGNQAEALRILDSAYQSKPDPEIAAHLGEVLWALGQRERAVAIWKEGLLLNANNEALQETLKRLRVKL; encoded by the coding sequence ATGAAGCGATTTCACCGCCTTGCAGCCGTCGCCCTGGCTGCTGCAGCCCTGGCCGCGCAGGCCCAGGTTTCGGCCGACACCCCCGCGGCCGGCAACGGCAGCGATTCGGCCAGCCCGCCGCCGGTCAACTCCAATCTCGATGCCGAGCTGTTCTACGAACTGCTGCTGGGCGAGCTCAACGTGCGCAGCGGCGAGCCCGGTGCGGGCTACTCACTGGTTCTTGATGCCGCGCGCCGGACGCGCGACAGCCAGCTGTTCCAGCGCGCCGTGGAAATCGCCCTGCAATCACGCTCCGGCGATGCCGCGCTGCAGGCCTCCCGCGCCTGGCAGCAGACCCTGCCGGAATCGCGCGAAGCCAACCGCTATGTGCTGCAGATCCTGATCGCGCTCAACCGGCTCAACGACTCCCTGGAGCCCCTCAAGAACGAAGTCGGCCTGGCTCCGCCCAAGGATCGGGCCCTGGCCATCGGCGCCATCCCGCGCCACTACGCGCGGGCTGTGGACAAGAAGCTGGCGGCCAGCGTGGTGGAACAGGCCCTGACGGATTACCTGGGCAACCCGGCCACCGGCTCCTCGGCCTGGACCACGGTCGGCCGCATGCGCCTGGCCGCCGCCGACACCAGTGGCGCACTCGACGCCGTGCGCAGCGGCCAGGCGATGGACCCGCGCGCCGAAGGCCCGGTGCTGCTCGCCCTGGAGCTGATGGACCTCAAGGTGCCGCAAGCCGAGCCCGTGGTGAAGAAATACCTCGAAGGCAAGCCGCTGCCCGAGCTGCGCATGGCCTACGCCCGCGTCCTGCTCGATGCCCAGCGCTACGCGGAGGCCTCGGGGCAGCTGCAGGTCATTACTGCGGAAAAGCCCGATTTCGCCGAGGCCTGGCTGGTCCAGGGCACGCTGCAGATGCAGGACAACCAGCCCGCCGCGGCCGAAACCTCGTTCAAGCGCTTCATCGAGCTGGCCAAGGCGGGCGGCCCGGTGGAGGAGCGCAGCCGCGCCCTTGCCCAGGCCTATCTGTCGCTGGCGCAGATTGCCGAGCAGCGCAAGGACTACGCGGGAGCCGAAGCCTGGCTGAACCGCATCGACAACCCGCAGGCCCTGGCCAGCGCCCAGACGCGCCGCGCCTCGATCCTGGCGCGCCAGGGCAAGCTCGACGAAGCGCGCCGCCTGATCCGCGGCCTGCCCGAACGCAACCCGGCCGAGGCCCGCTCCAAGCTGATGGCCGAGGTGCAGTTGCTGCGCGACAACAAGCAGTACCAGAGCGCCTACGAGCTGCTGCGCAGTGCACAGGAGCGCTCGCCCACCGACAGCGACCTGTTGTACGACCAGGCCATGCTGGCCGAGAAGCTGGGCAACTTTGCCGAGATGGAGCGCCTGCTGCGGCAGTTGATCGCCATCAAGCCCGACTACCACCATGCCTACAACGCACTGGGCTATTCGCTGGCCGAGCGTGGCGTGCGCCTGCCCGAGGCGCGCGACCTGATCCGCAAGGCCCTGGAGTACGCGCCGGGCGACCCGTTCATCTCGGACAGCCTGGGCTGGGTCGAATTCCGCATGGGCAACCAGGCGGAGGCGCTGCGCATTCTGGACAGCGCCTACCAGTCCAAGCCCGACCCCGAGATCGCAGCCCATCTGGGCGAGGTGCTCTGGGCCCTGGGCCAGCGCGAGCGCGCCGTCGCCATCTGGAAGGAAGGCCTGCTGCTCAACGCCAACAACGAGGCCCTGCAGGAAACCCTCAAGCGCCTGCGCGTGAAGCTGTGA
- a CDS encoding replication initiation factor domain-containing protein, with translation MTAPLSNTGVNNVRGLTRDERLVLEGGKVKVLCAERQQDGASGVIVDYLRVTVRRDAVLSLARLSDSDDEALTRYLAFGLAGVLGFTLGESRNGRDFYDYTWTVNNEFDKEVASVSGGGVTQRETFCLTLKGEACTFAAKGWEKSLHAWLSSLDPRVTRIDLARDYLGGELTIEEVEGCYRTGAFDYRNRRPSYTRHGSGDGHDRAREHSRTFQVGQRESGKLMRAYEKGHAFKMLSDPWVRVEVELRNVNRIVPFDALIRPADFFAGAYDFCQWVLDKKPEAERIPTGKAVGERTVSRFTRWLENVVAPSIRAVQACADSAEWADLLTIKHMDRRIPRGLSGLSHAKVRDGLREWIHNLSAAAPAGYAPSM, from the coding sequence ATGACTGCCCCCCTGAGTAACACGGGGGTAAACAACGTCAGGGGCCTGACGCGGGATGAGCGTTTGGTGCTCGAGGGCGGCAAGGTCAAGGTCCTTTGTGCTGAGCGTCAACAAGATGGGGCAAGCGGCGTCATCGTTGACTATCTGCGCGTCACGGTACGCAGGGATGCCGTCCTCTCGCTGGCGCGTCTGTCGGATAGCGACGATGAAGCTTTGACCAGATACCTCGCTTTTGGCTTGGCTGGTGTGCTCGGCTTCACCCTGGGCGAATCCCGCAACGGCCGGGATTTCTATGACTACACCTGGACCGTCAACAATGAGTTTGACAAGGAAGTTGCCAGCGTCAGCGGCGGCGGTGTCACCCAGCGCGAAACCTTCTGCCTGACCCTCAAAGGCGAAGCCTGCACTTTCGCTGCGAAAGGATGGGAGAAGTCCCTTCATGCGTGGTTGTCATCGCTCGATCCGCGTGTTACTCGTATCGATCTTGCCCGCGACTACCTGGGCGGCGAATTGACTATCGAGGAAGTCGAGGGCTGCTACCGCACTGGCGCATTCGACTATCGCAATCGTCGCCCGAGCTATACCCGCCACGGATCGGGGGATGGCCATGACCGCGCACGCGAGCATTCGAGGACCTTTCAGGTGGGGCAGCGCGAAAGCGGAAAGCTCATGCGGGCCTATGAAAAGGGGCACGCCTTCAAGATGCTCTCTGATCCTTGGGTTCGAGTTGAGGTCGAGTTGCGCAACGTGAATCGCATCGTGCCTTTTGATGCCCTGATTCGGCCCGCCGACTTCTTCGCCGGAGCGTATGACTTCTGCCAGTGGGTTCTGGACAAGAAGCCGGAGGCCGAGCGCATCCCGACGGGCAAAGCCGTAGGCGAGCGCACTGTCTCGCGCTTCACCCGTTGGCTTGAGAACGTGGTTGCTCCTTCGATCCGTGCTGTTCAGGCGTGCGCGGATTCTGCGGAGTGGGCCGATCTGCTCACGATCAAGCATATGGACCGTCGCATCCCTCGCGGCTTGTCCGGGCTTTCGCACGCGAAAGTTCGGGACGGCCTCAGGGAGTGGATACATAACCTTAGCGCAGCCGCACCGGCCGGCTATGCGCCTTCCATGTAA
- the recN gene encoding DNA repair protein RecN, giving the protein MALKRITLRDFVIVRELDLDLASGFGVLTGETGAGKSILIDALQLALGARADAAVVREGASRADISAEFDASETLAFWLEEAGFEAGDALLLRRSVDTQGKSRAWINGSPATVSQLREAGEQLVDIHGQHAWQSLTRPDSVRALLDGYAGLGTALLARHWQDWRGAQKTLAEARAAQDSLQRERERLAWQIGEVDKLAPGADEWDELNASHTRLSNAQALLDAAQAALEALEGEDNGALAGLARSQTALQNQEHLEPEFRGLSEILASSLAQAEDAAHSLHGWLRKTELDPQRLAELDERMSLWLSLSRRYKRTPAELPGLLASWREELGRLDAAADLASLEALERQAHAAYMEEARSLSKARRKAAPQLAHAITQAMQGLGMQGGRFDVSLQTLEQPAPGGLEDIGFLVAGHAGSTPRPVGKVASGGELSRIALAIAVTTSQLGTAQTLIFDEVDSGVGGAVAETVGRLMKQLGRDRQVLAVTHLPQVAACADHHLVVSKRSDSAGTASTVTPVQGEQRVAEVARMLGGERLSGTTLAHAKEMLDARG; this is encoded by the coding sequence ATGGCGCTCAAACGCATCACCCTGCGCGATTTCGTGATCGTGCGCGAACTGGATCTTGACCTGGCCTCGGGCTTCGGCGTGCTCACCGGCGAAACGGGGGCGGGCAAATCCATCCTGATCGACGCGCTGCAACTGGCGCTGGGCGCGCGCGCCGATGCCGCCGTGGTACGCGAAGGCGCGAGCCGGGCCGACATCAGCGCCGAATTCGATGCTTCCGAAACGCTGGCGTTCTGGCTGGAAGAAGCCGGCTTCGAGGCTGGCGATGCCCTGCTGCTGCGTCGCAGCGTGGACACGCAAGGCAAGAGCCGCGCCTGGATCAACGGCAGCCCCGCCACGGTGTCGCAACTCCGGGAAGCCGGCGAACAGCTGGTCGACATCCATGGCCAGCATGCCTGGCAAAGCCTGACGCGGCCCGACTCCGTGCGCGCCCTGCTCGACGGCTATGCAGGCCTGGGCACCGCTCTGCTCGCCAGGCACTGGCAGGACTGGCGCGGCGCGCAAAAGACACTGGCCGAGGCCCGAGCCGCACAGGATTCGTTGCAGCGCGAGCGCGAGCGGCTCGCCTGGCAGATTGGCGAGGTCGACAAATTGGCCCCCGGCGCCGATGAATGGGATGAGCTCAATGCCAGCCACACGCGGCTGTCCAATGCCCAGGCGCTGCTCGATGCCGCCCAGGCAGCGCTGGAGGCGCTGGAAGGCGAGGACAACGGCGCCCTCGCCGGCCTCGCCCGTTCACAGACCGCGCTACAGAATCAGGAGCATCTCGAGCCCGAATTCCGCGGACTTTCCGAGATTCTGGCTTCCAGCCTGGCACAGGCCGAGGACGCAGCCCATTCGTTGCATGGCTGGCTGCGCAAGACCGAGCTCGATCCGCAGCGCCTGGCCGAGCTGGATGAGCGCATGTCGCTGTGGCTGTCGCTGTCGCGCCGCTACAAGCGCACACCGGCCGAATTGCCTGGCCTGCTGGCGTCGTGGCGGGAGGAGTTGGGCCGGCTGGACGCGGCAGCCGACCTGGCCTCGCTGGAAGCCCTTGAGCGCCAGGCGCATGCGGCCTATATGGAGGAAGCGCGCAGCCTGTCCAAGGCGCGCCGCAAGGCGGCGCCCCAACTGGCCCACGCCATCACCCAGGCCATGCAGGGCCTGGGCATGCAGGGTGGCCGGTTCGACGTGTCGCTGCAGACCCTGGAGCAGCCCGCACCCGGCGGGCTCGAGGACATCGGCTTTCTCGTGGCGGGCCATGCCGGCAGCACGCCCCGCCCGGTCGGCAAGGTCGCCTCGGGCGGCGAGTTGTCGCGCATCGCGTTGGCCATTGCCGTCACCACCAGTCAGCTCGGCACCGCGCAGACCCTGATTTTCGACGAGGTCGATTCGGGTGTGGGAGGGGCCGTCGCCGAAACCGTGGGCCGCCTCATGAAGCAGCTTGGCCGCGACCGCCAGGTGCTGGCCGTGACGCACCTGCCGCAGGTGGCCGCCTGCGCCGATCACCACCTCGTGGTGTCCAAGCGCAGCGACAGCGCGGGCACGGCCAGTACGGTCACGCCGGTGCAGGGCGAGCAGCGCGTCGCCGAGGTGGCGCGCATGCTCGGTGGCGAGCGCCTGTCGGGAACCACGCTGGCCCATGCCAAGGAGATGCTCGATGCCCGGGGCTGA
- a CDS encoding NAD kinase yields MKSRFRHVALIGKYHASPAGPTGSSRAVLEDIAHFLHAQGCEVALEQETAASTGLSGHAALDVAAIGAQCDLGLVVGGDGTMLGIGRRLAGHGVPLIGINQGRLGFITDIPLENYQATLTPMLRGEYEEDRRTLMHARVMRDGHCVFDALAMNDVVVNRGATSGMVELRVEVDGHFVANQRADGLIIASPTGSTAYALSAGGPLLHPSLPGWVLVPIAPHTLSNRPIVLADSAEIAIELVAGRDASANFDMQSLASLLHGDRIIVRRSQYTVRFLHPKGWTYFDTLRKKLHWNEGVA; encoded by the coding sequence ATGAAGTCCCGTTTCCGCCATGTTGCGCTGATTGGCAAGTACCACGCCTCCCCTGCCGGTCCCACGGGATCGTCGCGGGCCGTGCTCGAAGACATTGCCCATTTCCTGCACGCACAAGGGTGCGAAGTAGCGCTGGAACAGGAAACGGCTGCCAGCACCGGCCTCAGCGGCCATGCCGCGCTGGATGTGGCGGCCATTGGCGCCCAGTGCGATCTGGGGCTGGTGGTGGGCGGTGACGGCACCATGCTGGGCATCGGCCGCAGGCTCGCCGGCCACGGCGTGCCGCTGATCGGCATCAACCAGGGACGGCTGGGCTTCATCACCGACATCCCTCTCGAAAACTACCAGGCCACGCTGACGCCCATGCTGCGCGGCGAGTACGAGGAAGACCGGCGGACCCTGATGCACGCCAGGGTGATGCGCGACGGCCACTGCGTATTCGATGCGCTGGCCATGAACGATGTGGTGGTCAATCGCGGCGCCACCTCGGGCATGGTGGAGTTGCGCGTGGAGGTGGATGGCCATTTCGTGGCCAACCAACGGGCCGACGGCCTGATCATTGCCTCGCCGACCGGCTCCACGGCCTACGCACTGTCGGCAGGCGGCCCGCTGCTGCACCCGTCCCTGCCCGGCTGGGTGCTGGTGCCGATCGCCCCGCACACCCTGTCCAACCGCCCCATCGTTCTGGCGGATTCGGCGGAGATTGCCATCGAACTTGTCGCCGGCCGGGACGCCAGCGCCAATTTCGACATGCAGTCCCTCGCCTCGCTGCTGCACGGCGACCGCATCATCGTGCGGCGCTCGCAATACACCGTGCGCTTCCTGCACCCCAAGGGTTGGACCTATTTCGACACGCTTCGCAAGAAATTGCACTGGAATGAAGGGGTTGCCTGA
- the mutM gene encoding bifunctional DNA-formamidopyrimidine glycosylase/DNA-(apurinic or apyrimidinic site) lyase, with protein sequence MPELPEVEVTRLSFADRIAGARVESARLGQPLRWPLGCDPAQLAGRTVRRVRRRGKYLLLDLDEGLLLLHLGMSGSLHFAASQPPPGVHDHFDLVTSRGVLRLNDPRRFGAVVYAGSEASPVAVKLLGRLGVEPLSEAFDLKGFHAGLRRRHAAIKQVLLAGDVVVGVGNIYASEALFLAGIRPTLRASRLSAPRAARLQAAIRDVLARAVEKGGSTLRDFSNAQGESGYFQLEAMVYDRAGQPCKVCGTGIKLLRQGQRSTYFCPHCQKS encoded by the coding sequence ATGCCTGAATTACCCGAAGTCGAAGTCACGCGCCTGAGCTTTGCCGACCGCATCGCCGGCGCGCGGGTCGAGTCCGCCCGCCTGGGGCAGCCGCTGCGCTGGCCTCTGGGCTGCGATCCGGCGCAGCTCGCGGGCCGTACCGTGCGCCGGGTGCGCCGCCGCGGCAAATACCTGCTGCTCGACCTGGACGAAGGGCTGTTGCTGCTGCACCTGGGCATGTCGGGCAGCCTGCACTTCGCTGCGAGCCAGCCGCCGCCCGGCGTGCATGACCATTTCGATCTGGTCACCAGCCGCGGGGTGCTGCGCCTGAACGACCCGCGCCGCTTTGGCGCCGTGGTCTATGCCGGGAGCGAGGCCTCGCCCGTGGCCGTCAAGTTGCTGGGCCGGCTCGGCGTGGAGCCGCTGAGCGAGGCGTTCGACCTGAAAGGCTTTCACGCCGGGCTGCGGCGCCGCCATGCGGCGATCAAGCAGGTGCTGCTGGCCGGCGACGTCGTGGTGGGCGTGGGCAATATCTATGCATCGGAGGCCCTGTTCCTGGCCGGCATCCGGCCCACGCTGCGCGCGTCGCGCCTCAGCGCGCCGCGGGCCGCCCGGCTGCAGGCGGCGATCCGCGACGTGCTGGCGCGCGCGGTGGAGAAGGGGGGCAGCACGCTGCGCGATTTTTCCAACGCGCAGGGCGAGAGCGGCTACTTTCAGCTGGAGGCCATGGTCTACGACCGGGCCGGCCAGCCTTGCAAGGTGTGCGGCACCGGCATCAAACTGTTGCGCCAGGGCCAGCGATCGACCTATTTCTGTCCTCATTGCCAAAAATCCTGA
- a CDS encoding major capsid protein: MRKQIAIRLAAIPAFVLATSGAAFAEVPAAVTTAITGTGTDLVTVITAVIVAFVAFWGLKKLASKMGWM; the protein is encoded by the coding sequence ATGCGCAAGCAAATCGCAATCCGTTTGGCCGCTATCCCGGCCTTCGTCCTCGCCACCAGCGGCGCTGCCTTCGCCGAGGTGCCCGCCGCCGTGACCACGGCTATCACCGGCACCGGCACCGATCTGGTGACCGTCATCACGGCGGTGATTGTGGCCTTCGTGGCCTTCTGGGGCCTGAAGAAGCTGGCCTCCAAAATGGGCTGGATGTAA
- the rapZ gene encoding RNase adapter RapZ — translation MPGADLEIVLITGMSGSGKSVALHALEDAGYYCVDNLPPELLSSLVALEQRHGASRVAIAVDVRSATSLPQVPHQLDELRKQGVILRPLFLDATTDTLVRRYSETRRRHPLSQGDVRDQQRALVDAIELERELLGELREQAHVIDTSLIRSSQLQSYVKSLISAPASPLTLVFESFAFKRGLPVHADYVFDVRMLPNPYYEPGLRALTGRDEPVQTFLGQHAEVGQMFTHIQSFLEAWLDVLARDHRSYVTVAIGCTGGQHRSVFLVEQLARAFATHWTTLKRHRELGDA, via the coding sequence ATGCCCGGGGCTGACCTCGAAATCGTCCTGATCACCGGCATGTCGGGCTCGGGCAAGTCCGTGGCGCTGCACGCGCTGGAAGACGCCGGCTACTACTGCGTGGACAACCTGCCGCCGGAACTGCTGTCCTCCCTCGTGGCGCTGGAGCAGCGCCACGGCGCCAGCCGCGTGGCCATCGCGGTGGACGTGCGCAGCGCCACATCGCTGCCCCAGGTGCCGCACCAGCTCGACGAGCTGCGCAAGCAGGGCGTCATCCTGCGCCCGCTGTTCCTGGATGCCACCACCGACACGCTGGTGCGCCGCTACTCCGAAACACGGCGCAGGCACCCACTCTCGCAAGGCGACGTGCGCGACCAGCAGCGCGCGCTGGTCGATGCCATCGAACTGGAACGCGAGCTGCTGGGCGAGCTGCGTGAACAGGCGCATGTGATCGACACCAGCCTCATCCGTTCGTCCCAGCTGCAAAGCTACGTCAAGTCGCTCATCTCGGCACCGGCCAGCCCGCTGACGCTGGTCTTCGAGTCATTTGCCTTCAAGCGCGGCCTGCCGGTCCATGCCGACTACGTGTTCGACGTCCGCATGCTGCCCAACCCCTACTACGAGCCCGGACTGCGCGCGCTGACCGGGCGCGACGAGCCCGTCCAGACCTTCCTGGGGCAGCATGCCGAGGTCGGCCAGATGTTCACCCACATCCAGTCCTTTCTGGAAGCCTGGCTCGACGTGCTGGCGCGCGATCACCGCAGCTACGTGACAGTGGCCATCGGCTGCACTGGCGGCCAGCACCGTTCGGTATTCCTGGTGGAGCAACTGGCCAGGGCCTTTGCCACCCACTGGACCACCCTCAAACGGCACCGCGAGCTGGGCGACGCCTGA
- a CDS encoding dynamin family protein, producing the protein MVSTSFNEQFDQHGAWRREFALRLKLLSEWMKDHDLLDTAVAERLRRLEGQMRSDKVMVAFVAEFSRGKSELINAIFFAGYKRRIMPASAGRTTMCPTELGYDAEVPPCLRLLPIETRLQPQALMEWRMVPEKWTRVDLDVNNPSQLAQALEKVAEVRHVTRDEARALGFWHDEAPDDNPLVDTNGMVEVPKWRHALINIAHPLLKQGLVILDTPGLNAIGAEPELTVNLIPQAHAVVFILAADTGVTKTDLSIWREHLITEAADTDSRLVVLNKIDTLWDSLSTPAQVQAQIARQRATSADILGLPQEQVIPVSAQKGLVAKVNNDAALLEASCLPVLEEALGRGMMGQRQKILRSAMASGISELRAEAGRVINIRRRDLAEQMLELKGLRGKNTSVIKHMRSRIEQEQSEFDLSGAKIHAVRSVHLKLLREVFHLLGNSTLKAEMKQLNDALRQPGIKLGVKKAYAHTFERLREGLHRAQALNTETQTMLAGSFRQLNAEFGFSLQAPKEPDMSRHLRDLELVERSHSQYMGVSNALKLAQPEFADRLVRALATRLRVIYESALGEVELWNKSAAAQLDAQLRERRRNFGRRLEAIERIQQAASGLDDRIGEIETNETALDQLDAKLLELTSHLVNTPDLETGDAQAEPAFKTA; encoded by the coding sequence ATGGTGAGCACTTCTTTCAACGAACAATTCGATCAGCATGGGGCGTGGCGGCGCGAGTTCGCCTTGCGTTTGAAACTGCTGTCGGAGTGGATGAAGGACCATGACCTGCTCGACACCGCCGTGGCCGAGCGCCTGCGCCGCCTCGAAGGCCAGATGCGTTCGGACAAGGTCATGGTGGCCTTTGTCGCCGAGTTCTCGCGTGGCAAGTCCGAGCTGATCAACGCGATCTTCTTCGCCGGCTACAAGCGCCGCATCATGCCGGCCAGCGCAGGCCGCACCACCATGTGCCCGACCGAGCTGGGTTACGACGCCGAGGTGCCGCCCTGCCTTCGCCTGCTGCCGATCGAGACGCGCCTGCAGCCGCAGGCGCTGATGGAATGGCGCATGGTGCCGGAGAAGTGGACCCGCGTCGACCTCGATGTCAACAACCCGTCGCAACTGGCCCAGGCGCTGGAGAAGGTGGCCGAGGTGCGCCACGTAACCCGGGACGAGGCCCGCGCGCTCGGCTTCTGGCACGACGAGGCACCTGACGACAATCCGCTGGTGGACACCAACGGCATGGTGGAGGTGCCGAAATGGCGCCATGCGCTGATCAACATCGCCCACCCGCTGCTCAAGCAGGGGCTGGTGATCCTGGACACCCCGGGCCTGAACGCCATTGGCGCCGAGCCCGAACTCACGGTCAACCTGATTCCGCAGGCCCATGCCGTGGTGTTCATCCTCGCGGCCGACACCGGCGTCACCAAGACCGATCTCTCGATCTGGCGCGAGCACCTGATCACCGAGGCGGCCGACACGGATTCGCGGCTGGTGGTGCTCAACAAGATCGACACGCTGTGGGATTCGCTGAGCACGCCCGCGCAGGTGCAGGCACAGATCGCCCGCCAGCGCGCCACGTCGGCCGACATCCTGGGCCTGCCCCAGGAGCAGGTGATCCCGGTGTCCGCGCAGAAGGGCTTGGTGGCCAAGGTCAACAACGACGCCGCGCTGCTCGAGGCCAGCTGCCTGCCCGTGCTCGAAGAGGCGCTGGGCCGGGGCATGATGGGTCAGCGCCAGAAGATCCTGCGCTCGGCCATGGCCAGCGGCATTTCCGAGTTGCGGGCCGAGGCCGGCCGCGTGATCAACATCCGACGGCGCGACCTGGCCGAGCAGATGCTCGAACTCAAGGGCTTGCGCGGCAAGAACACCTCGGTGATCAAGCACATGCGCTCGCGCATCGAGCAGGAACAGTCGGAATTCGACCTGAGCGGCGCGAAGATCCACGCCGTACGCTCGGTGCACCTGAAGCTGCTGCGCGAAGTGTTCCATCTGCTGGGCAACAGCACGCTCAAGGCCGAGATGAAGCAGCTCAACGATGCGTTGCGCCAGCCCGGCATCAAGCTTGGTGTGAAGAAGGCCTATGCCCACACCTTCGAGCGCCTGCGCGAAGGCCTGCATCGCGCGCAGGCCCTCAACACGGAAACCCAGACCATGCTGGCGGGCAGCTTCCGCCAGCTCAACGCCGAATTCGGCTTCTCGCTGCAGGCGCCGAAAGAACCCGACATGAGCCGCCACCTGCGCGACCTCGAACTGGTCGAGCGCAGCCACAGCCAGTACATGGGCGTGAGCAATGCGCTCAAGCTGGCCCAGCCGGAATTTGCCGACCGCCTGGTGCGGGCGTTGGCCACCCGCCTGCGCGTGATCTACGAATCGGCGCTGGGCGAGGTGGAGCTGTGGAACAAATCGGCGGCCGCACAGCTCGATGCGCAGCTGCGCGAACGCCGCCGCAATTTCGGCCGCCGCCTCGAGGCCATCGAGCGCATCCAGCAGGCGGCGAGCGGGCTGGATGACCGCATCGGCGAGATCGAGACCAACGAAACCGCGCTCGACCAGCTCGATGCCAAGCTGCTGGAGCTGACCTCGCACCTGGTCAATACCCCCGACCTCGAGACCGGCGACGCGCAGGCCGAACCCGCTTTCAAGACGGCATGA